Proteins from a single region of Thermoproteota archaeon:
- a CDS encoding metallophosphoesterase family protein translates to MRLFLASDIHGSAGKLKSALGRESYDLIVLAGDLSNGSLKDVRRILRRAKEFGSVVFVPGNMDPPPLLEVEEVEGCPNLHGRVRTIEMRFGGLGGGNISPFSTPIELDEDEMREVLSKLGGLDVLVSHAPPHDTKLDVIRSGAHVGSKALREYVEREQPLLCVCGHIHESPGVDRIGRTVLVNAGPMMRGRYAVIEVRGDEVIPSLKILD, encoded by the coding sequence ATGAGGTTGTTCCTCGCTTCGGACATACACGGCTCCGCGGGGAAGTTAAAGTCCGCGCTGGGTAGAGAATCTTACGACCTCATAGTTCTGGCTGGGGACCTGTCCAACGGCTCCCTCAAGGACGTCAGGAGGATATTGAGGAGAGCCAAGGAGTTCGGCTCCGTAGTATTCGTGCCCGGTAACATGGATCCGCCTCCCCTGCTTGAGGTGGAGGAGGTGGAGGGATGCCCCAACCTTCACGGCAGGGTGAGGACCATAGAGATGAGGTTCGGAGGTCTGGGTGGGGGCAACATATCTCCATTTAGCACTCCGATAGAGCTGGACGAGGACGAGATGCGCGAGGTCCTCTCCAAGCTGGGCGGGTTAGATGTGCTTGTATCCCACGCGCCACCCCACGACACCAAGCTGGATGTGATAAGGTCGGGGGCCCACGTCGGATCCAAGGCGCTGAGGGAGTACGTAGAGAGGGAGCAACCCCTCCTCTGCGTTTGTGGTCACATACACGAGTCTCCTGGCGTGGATAGGATAGGTAGAACAGTTCTCGTCAATGCTGGACCGATGATGCGCGGTAGGTATGCGGTTATTGAGGTGAGGGGCGACGAGGTGATTCCATCGCTCAAGATCCTCGACTGA
- a CDS encoding nicotinamide-nucleotide adenylyltransferase has product MMRKRRRALVVGRFQPLHYGHLHVFRYALSKADELVIAIGSSQFCCVPRNPLSVDERMEMLVRALRREGFPLADIMLSSVPDTGSPEEDWGLLVLDRVPRVDIAFSNDPETIRDLKRVGLEVENIPFLKRDLYAATKIRELMLKGDPSWKELVPPSVLEFLLEIDMEKRVREIEKG; this is encoded by the coding sequence ATGATGCGGAAGCGGAGGAGGGCTCTCGTCGTGGGCAGGTTTCAACCGCTCCACTATGGACATCTACACGTGTTCAGGTACGCCCTTTCTAAGGCCGACGAGCTGGTGATAGCTATAGGCAGCTCCCAGTTCTGCTGCGTTCCGAGAAATCCGCTATCGGTGGACGAGAGGATGGAGATGCTGGTGAGAGCTCTCAGGAGGGAGGGCTTCCCCCTAGCGGATATAATGCTGTCATCCGTGCCTGATACGGGGTCACCAGAGGAGGACTGGGGGCTCCTAGTTCTAGACAGGGTGCCTAGGGTGGACATAGCCTTCTCCAACGATCCCGAGACGATAAGAGATCTCAAGAGGGTCGGTCTCGAGGTGGAGAACATTCCCTTCCTCAAGAGGGATCTGTACGCTGCCACTAAGATAAGGGAGCTCATGCTGAAAGGGGATCCCTCTTGGAAGGAGCTCGTGCCCCCCTCTGTGCTGGAGTTCCTCCTAGAGATCGACATGGAGAAGAGGGTGAGGGAGATCGAGAAGGGCTAG
- a CDS encoding BadF/BadG/BcrA/BcrD ATPase family protein, with protein MLIIGLDMGGTTTKGVLASESGILAKTVVVASDPLAAAAGAIGKLLADKGIQLDEVEAVALSGGRTKPLPDKILGLPVREVDEIEAVGRGGAYLAGMKECVVVSAGTGTAVVEVRIDGSRCEVRHLGGTAVGAGTLLGLGRLLLRRTSITSLMEMARKGNPKNVDLTVGDIVGGPVGRLDPDVTASNFGKVGDDVRPEDIAAGLVNMVGQVIGTVGLFAAKSVGLEESVVLVGGLMTHELLVNAAMKPFNLFGGSAIVPRDPQFATAIGASLKVLAMYTSPVGERYEA; from the coding sequence TTGCTCATAATAGGGCTCGACATGGGAGGTACGACCACTAAGGGCGTGCTCGCCTCGGAGTCCGGCATACTGGCGAAAACCGTTGTGGTCGCGTCCGATCCCCTCGCGGCTGCAGCAGGCGCCATAGGGAAGCTCCTAGCGGATAAAGGGATACAGCTTGACGAAGTCGAGGCCGTGGCCTTGAGCGGGGGGAGGACCAAGCCCCTGCCCGATAAGATATTGGGGCTACCGGTGAGGGAGGTGGACGAGATAGAGGCGGTCGGCAGGGGAGGCGCCTACCTGGCGGGCATGAAGGAGTGCGTCGTCGTGAGCGCCGGTACTGGGACCGCGGTGGTGGAGGTTAGGATAGACGGTAGCAGGTGCGAGGTGAGGCACCTCGGAGGGACAGCTGTAGGCGCCGGAACCCTGCTGGGCCTCGGAAGGCTCCTCCTCAGGCGGACCTCCATAACCTCGCTCATGGAGATGGCTCGCAAGGGTAATCCCAAGAACGTGGATCTGACCGTCGGCGATATAGTTGGGGGACCGGTCGGTAGGCTGGATCCAGATGTGACCGCATCCAACTTCGGTAAGGTTGGCGACGATGTGAGACCTGAGGACATAGCCGCCGGCCTAGTTAACATGGTAGGTCAAGTGATAGGTACCGTGGGGCTCTTCGCCGCCAAATCCGTGGGCCTAGAGGAGAGCGTCGTCCTAGTGGGCGGATTGATGACCCACGAGCTGCTGGTGAACGCGGCTATGAAGCCTTTTAACCTCTTCGGCGGGAGCGCTATCGTGCCTAGGGATCCGCAGTTCGCCACCGCGATAGGAGCTTCCCTCAAAGTCTTGGCCATGTATACATCCCCGGTAGGTGAGAGATACGAGGCGTGA
- a CDS encoding ECF transporter S component, translating into MGVRDLTLSAMGGALYAIVGYLSWLGVNFYGVRFWPAVVVPATFACLYGGLVGGLSAAIGIFISDMVTHGNALLSLTVGVPSNFLGFYIIGELAGRDKYSVKRYVPASILGLIVGHLIIGFGLLAWSQAFPLPFSEEVTPLSLTAALSIAFVTFAWELPFAILVVPPVVSAAKKSTKG; encoded by the coding sequence ATGGGGGTGAGGGATCTCACTCTATCTGCCATGGGAGGGGCCCTCTATGCAATCGTCGGGTACCTGAGTTGGTTGGGGGTCAACTTCTACGGAGTCAGGTTCTGGCCAGCTGTTGTGGTCCCGGCCACATTCGCGTGCCTGTACGGAGGCCTTGTGGGCGGCCTGTCAGCTGCGATAGGCATATTCATCTCTGATATGGTGACCCACGGAAACGCCTTACTGAGCCTCACCGTGGGGGTTCCCTCCAACTTCCTAGGCTTCTACATAATCGGGGAGCTGGCTGGTCGTGACAAGTACTCGGTGAAGAGGTACGTGCCTGCCTCGATCCTCGGCCTGATAGTGGGTCACCTGATAATAGGGTTCGGGCTTCTAGCCTGGAGCCAGGCTTTTCCCCTGCCCTTCAGCGAGGAGGTGACTCCTCTATCGCTCACCGCGGCCCTGTCCATAGCTTTCGTGACCTTCGCTTGGGAGCTACCCTTCGCCATATTGGTGGTGCCCCCCGTGGTTTCAGCCGCGAAGAAGTCGACCAAGGGGTGA
- a CDS encoding NUDIX hydrolase: MRDTRREYPEVPLVGVGGVLLRNGRILLAKRKNEPGKGLWSVPGGLVEPGETLEETVRREIREETGLEVEATRPIHVAEVVERDEEGRIKYHYVLVDYLCRVTGGVLRPGDDAKEVRWIPLERAKDLPLTSSTKKLIEELTRGFFMVIRNRDVERVLMAVPRGHKHMRVMLELSDGSLMVFQEATMENIARAMVEVEMHPQRRAILLKGRELASRKEEYDRYQLLEEEVPEEEIEEEVTRLLSMNSERES; the protein is encoded by the coding sequence GTGAGAGATACGAGGCGTGAGTATCCTGAGGTCCCTTTAGTCGGGGTTGGAGGGGTCCTGCTGAGAAACGGCAGGATACTCCTGGCCAAGAGGAAGAACGAGCCAGGAAAGGGTCTGTGGTCCGTGCCGGGCGGATTGGTGGAGCCGGGCGAGACATTGGAGGAGACGGTGAGGAGGGAGATCCGGGAGGAGACCGGTCTAGAGGTGGAGGCGACACGCCCCATCCACGTAGCCGAAGTGGTGGAGAGGGACGAGGAGGGACGAATCAAGTACCATTACGTCTTGGTGGACTACCTCTGCAGGGTGACGGGTGGGGTTCTGAGGCCTGGAGACGACGCGAAGGAGGTGAGGTGGATTCCCCTAGAGAGGGCCAAGGATCTGCCCCTCACATCTTCAACTAAGAAGCTGATCGAAGAACTGACCCGCGGCTTCTTCATGGTGATCAGGAACAGGGATGTGGAAAGGGTCCTCATGGCGGTTCCCAGGGGTCACAAGCACATGAGAGTGATGTTGGAGCTGTCTGATGGCTCACTCATGGTGTTCCAAGAGGCCACTATGGAGAACATCGCCAGGGCGATGGTCGAGGTGGAGATGCACCCTCAGAGAAGGGCTATTCTCCTCAAGGGAAGGGAGCTCGCGAGTAGGAAGGAGGAATACGACAGATATCAGCTGCTGGAAGAGGAAGTGCCTGAGGAGGAGATAGAGGAGGAAGTGACTAGGCTCCTAAGCATGAATTCCGAAAGGGAATCCTAA